Proteins found in one Fusarium keratoplasticum isolate Fu6.1 chromosome 12, whole genome shotgun sequence genomic segment:
- a CDS encoding HET domain-containing protein translates to MEANLANLNINDCSSSGEAEAPAAAPGTPPPEDAPSTAKLYEYEPLETGSIRLLFLLEADEDDDDLECALIHFELSEAIEYTALSYVWGDESNPCAIYIGDDYLPITANLEDALRHLRRRDQPGWLWVDALCIDQAHTEERNHQVQQMRQIYESATQTVVYLGGQTGGNTGYSAWNFLERNSTWALNRYGEKDYTLPAVVEDQVDFRGELHDVYLDVLARDWFSRVWVFQEVVVSKEVMIQCGPRGVAWDDFCKLVVLEKRAHDRYGLSLQQQDLSDNLRRIWQARVAFHLTKDQEHCLPDWYIQTLSSNDATTDILDMLVRARHLMASDPRDKIFALLGISTGFGWKELDTIDYANPTSSVYAKFAMDVMTTRKDYRPLSYLNRSSTVDYLIELQRLWLAEFGYWQQIVSRQKPFSLQEWGLPERNPALAMTMLEECQTHDGRLAPECYKYRDHKPVRLPSWVPTWHCIHMSTFEPRAIIEVVEKQSSSSVEANDYRTLLSTGAFAVHGRVIGELHEAISPASVLGNDELAFEELKRKWQRSPVYQNHPLETQILTLWAHMLDLTAVERHHIPRGVRINMVHQSPELRRREDYDVDDILNHPPGSLGKSSRISSFLNFLDLKTCPPKLGSIEAHLVSRARKTAEWSDESQPTFKRVNDPESIIDQRAIGVYTARDTAQYLHRTVDTPEVPRSHPVLLPSSARFGDLIAYFPGAKVPFLVRPNMYSPLRVAEMKNLIPSGTLPFLNDEEMYMGCELIGECWINEFEEIVSEKGKPDCLLGLL, encoded by the coding sequence ATGGAAGCAAACTTGGCtaacctcaacatcaacgatTGTTCTTCCTCAGGGGAAGCTGAGGCTCCTGCAGCGGCTCCAGGGACGCCACCGCCCGAGGACGCCCCATCAACTGCCAAGCTTTACGAGTATGAGCCTCTTGAGACGGGGTCAAttcgcctcctcttcctccttgaagctgatgaggacgacgatgacctGGAATGCGCCCTCATCCACTTTGAGCTCTCCGAGGCCATTGAATACACCGCTCTCTCCTATGTTTGGGGCGATGAAAGCAACCCATGCGCGATTTATATCGGCGACGACTATTTGCCAATTACGGCCAATCTCGAAGACGCGCTTCGTCATCTTAGACGGCGAGATCAGCCAGGATGGCTCTGGGTAGATGCGTTATGCATTGACCAAGCACACACCGAGGAGCGAAACCATCAGGTGCAACAGATGCGCCAGATCTATGAGTCTGCTACGCAGACAGTGGTCTATCTCGGCGGCCAAACAGGTGGCAATACTGGCTACTCAGCCTGGAACTTTCTGGAACGCAATAGCACCTGGGCCCTCAATCGATATGGGGAGAAGGACTACACCCTCCCAGCAGTGGTGGAGGATCAAGTTGACTTCCGTGGTGAACTTCACGACGTGTACCTCGACGTCTTGGCCCGCGACTGGTTCAGCAGAGTGTGGGTTTTCCAAGAAGTTGTCGTTTCCAAAGAGGTCATGATTCAATGCGGCCCTCGTGGGGTTGCGTGGGATGACTTTTGCAAGTTGGTGGTTTTGGAAAAGCGAGCCCACGACCGCTATGGTTTGAGTCTTCAACAACAGGATTTATCAGACAACTTACGCCGTATCTGGCAGGCTCGAGTGGCCTTCCATCTCACAAAGGACCAGGAGCACTGCCTGCCTGATTGGTACATACAGACACTCAGCTCGAATGATGCCACAACCGACATTCTCGACATGCTCGTCCGAGCTCGCCACCTCATGGCTTCAGACCCAAGGGACAAGATCTTTGCCCTGCTAGGCATCAGCACAGGCTTTGGCTGGAAAGAGCTCGACACTATTGATTACGCAAACCCTACGAGTAGTGTCTACGCGAAATTCGCCATGGACGTGATGACCACCAGAAAGGATTATCGACCCCTAAGCTATCTAAACAGGTCATCTACGGTCGATTACCTCATCGAACTGCAACGCCTGTGGCTCGCCGAGTTTGGTTACTGGCAACAGATTGTATCCCGTCAGAAACCATTTAGCTTGCAAGAATGGGGGCTGCCCGAAAGAAACCCGGCCCTAGCAATGACAATGCTCGAAGAATGTCAAACCCACGATGGGCGCTTGGCGCCTGAATGCTACAAGTATAGGGACCACAAGCCAGTTCGTCTTCCATCCTGGGTCCCGACTTGGCATTGTATCCACATGTCAACGTTTGAGCCCCGGGCTATCATCGAGGTTGTTGAAAAGCAGTCATCTTCCTCAGTTGAGGCTAATGATTATCGCACCTTGTTATCAACAGGCGCTTTCGCGGTCCACGGTCGGGTTATTGGAGAGCTACACGAAGCTATATCACCGGCTTCGGTCTTGGGCAACGATGAGCtggcctttgaggagctcaagcgAAAGTGGCAACGAAGCCCAGTCTATCAAAATCATCCTCTGGAGACTCAAATACTGACACTGTGGGCCCATATGCTTGATCTCACGGCTGTAGAAAGGCACCATATCCCTCGTGGTGTTCGGATCAACATGGTACACCAGTCTCCGGAACTCCGGAGAAGGGAAGACTATGATGTGGACGACATACTCAATCATCCACCAGGGAGCCTGGGCAAGTCATCGAGGatatcctccttcttgaacttTCTGGACTTGAAGACCTGTCCACCCAAACTCGGGTCAATCGAAGCCCACCTCGTCTCTCGAGCTCGCAAAACAGCGGAATGGTCAGATGAATCCCAGCCAACCTTCAAAAGAGTCAACGACCCAGAGTCCATCATCGATCAACGGGCAATCGGGGTCTACACGGCACGAGATACGGCTCAATACCTACACAGGACAGTAGATACACCAGAAGTCCCAAGGTCACATCCCGTGCTTCTTCCAAGTTCTGCTAGATTCGGCGACTTGATTGCATACTTCCCCGGGGCCAAAGTTCCCTTCCTCGTTCGCCCCAACATGTATTCCCCGCTTCGGGTAGCCGAGATGAAAAATTTGATTCCTTCTGGGACCCTCCCGTTTTTgaacgacgaggagatgTATATGGGGTGTGAGCTCATAGGCGAGTGTTGGATTAATGAGTTTGAAGAGATTGTCTCGGAGAAGGGCAAACCGGACTGTTTGCTTGGTTTGCTATGA
- a CDS encoding FAD-binding PCMH-type domain-containing protein, whose amino-acid sequence MKLYTFLQYIAISAWAVTPGNAITKAYKTCRKLPKDPDWPAPEIWEAALPGVIPIQHNSTTGPLPDYRFRAHSIEDVQDAVRFATEHNVRLSVITTGHDQLGRSDAGSGLLLDLSFLRGIKVHESFVATETGTDRLGHIEKPNVITPVPGVQAAVTFGPAAAGLYLNYALDPSGLFTVSGAAATVAVAGGWGQNGGYGPLTSQYGLGVDQWLEAKVVTPDGQLRIANDKANRDLFWAIRGGGGSTFGVVVEATWKVYPTVPMTGFNWWINSTLTGPNSTDYEVGRTPVSEAMEYLLSKLPDLQEKGITAYIYASPTSVRCYAIHAADRSGIANANAVWGPILSKMQEFPGMKPFQSRPYDFVDYKDFFDTTYGPLPNPGDEPTPPYNRGIVTFDSRLLGAEHFHSPNITFALRETRGNYGILVCSPGGRFGDGSETSNNPGWRKAVALLVGYKTNTTNVDGLRRLAPDMGTYINEASTEQEHWTSAFWGTNYPRLSKIKSEIDPNMTFWASPGINADHMEVVDGRACLIDSPPDEPSLIPPPTDRHVIADLAKDGHFLFGNRELIGTAYPAPGTWEGLQSPEQESA is encoded by the exons ATGAAGCTATACACGTTTCTGCAATATATTGCCATTTCGGCTTGGGCTGTCACGCCAGGCaatgccatcaccaaggcctACAAGACATGCCGCAAACTTCCAAAAGATCCAGATTGGCCAGCTCCTGAAATATGGGAGGCAGCACTACCAGGTGTAATCCCAATACAGCACAATTCTACGACTGGCCCTCTCCCGGATTATCGATTCCGCGCACACTCCATTGAAGACGTCCAGGATGCAGTAAGGTTTGCCACGGAGCACAACGTCCGTCTCTCTGTCATCACCACAGGGCATGACCAGCTTGGCCGAAGCGATGCCGGTTCAggtcttctccttgatctgtCTTTTCTGAGAGGCATCAAGGTTCACGAATCTTTCGTTGCAACTGAGACTGGCACAGACAGGCTCGGCCACATAGAGAAGCCCAATGTCATTACTCCAGTCCCCGGTGTTCAAGCTGCTGTTACGTTTGGGCCAGCCGCAGCTGGGCTCTATCTCAATTACGCACTTGACCCCTCTGGCTTATTCACCGTGAGTGGAGCTGCAG CAACCGTGGCTGTAGCCGGAGGATGGGGTCAGAATGGCGGCTATGGGCCCCTCACCTCTCAGTACGGTCTCGGAGTCGATCAGTGGCTCGAGGCCAAAGTAGTGACACCTGATGGGCAGCTTCGCATCGCCAACGACAAGGCAAACAGAGATCTCTTCTGGGCCATCCGTGGAGGTGGCGGCAGTACGTTTGGTGTCGTTGTCGAAGCCACCTGGAAGGTGTATCCTACAGTCCCGATGACCGGGTTCAACTGGTGGATAAACTCAACCCTCACAGGTCCAAACTCGACTGACTATGAAGTTGGCCGGACACCAGTGAGCGAGGCGATGGAGTACCTTTTGTCTAAGTTACCAGACCTCCAAGAGAAGGGCATCACGGCGTACATTTATGCTTCGCCGACCAGCGTTCGATGTTACGCCATTCATGCAGCAGATCGGTCTGGCATAGCGAATGCCAACGCCGTATGGGGCCCGATTTTGTCCAAGATGCAGGAATTCCCGGGTATGAAGCCTTTCCAGTCGCGGCCTTATGACTTTGTCGATTACAAGGACTTCTTCGACACAACTTACGGCCCGCTTCCAAATCCAGGAGACGAACCCACCCCGCCTTACAATCGCGGTATCGTCACCTTTGACAGTCGATTGCTCGGAGCCGAGCACTTTCACAGTCCCAACATAACCTTTGCGCTGCGGGAAACGAGAGGCAACTATGGTATTTTGGTTTGTTCGCCCGGTGGAAGATTCGGAGATGGGTCCGAGACCTCAAACAATCCGGGATGGCGGAAGGCTGTCGCACTCCTCGTTGGGTACAAGACGAATACAACCAACGTAGACGGGCTACGGCGTCTTGCTCCCGACATGGGGACATATATCAATGAG GCGAGTACAGAACAGGAACACTGGACCTCAGCATTTTGGGGTACAAATTACCCACGCCTTTCTAAGATCAAATCCGAGATCGACCCAAACATGACGTTCTGGGCCAGCCCTGGAATCAATGCTGACCACATGGAAGTGGTCGATGGGCGTGCTTGTCTCATCGATTCCCCTCCCGACGAGCCCTCTCTGATCCCTCCACCAACCGACAGACATGTTATTGCGGATCTGGCCAAAGATGGGCATTTTCTTTTTGGGAACAGGGAACTTATAGGCACCGCGTACCCGGCTCCTGGGACATGGGAGGGTTTACAGTCCCCTGAGCAGGAATCAGCGTAG
- a CDS encoding ATP-grasp domain-containing protein, translating into MQICVLQATYPDGHILREHDEYADPGRYVKQHSFHHRFIDKANYRQQIDAAVAEKFDFYINFMWGQPEDEVAGVEATEYFESLNVPFIGLRSRILRKSKTDLYEAARKQGSPPVPSADPDVFPVIVKAARSCASQFLSDKSICFTAEERDAAIANIDRQLQPGRLRALGYPPTDKSKPPTPPLEMKPARVYDLPDDIIVQEFIPGVDYSVVVIEFGKTPIALNPTIYNYPSSEDTNNKYRFLTFDIKFHPELSESLVNRDDGPELFETLQRLAVEAFQANDMAGGSWGNVDIRIKPDGKPVVIEVNPMPAVFLPPDFGYEETVIWNSLPGEHRALLNIMMASYMMRSETYDNVRQDLIGKVYNRVAPQYDAQYNPQSSAEEVLGRLLSKFNFDGSLLDIACGTGLFGRLVRSKQLIHSNGTSSASQKSRHVGLDISSEMARLAKESGYDHVFIGPVQEVLPTITETFDHIMCYQAIHFVSAFEVSLVLSRCFQLANKSVTIGVDEIPEAYNEAIKKLPPPNNVMTSINHVQEVKDFGVPRGWKLALEEQVFGWKSPNTNVDVNTTLFHFERI; encoded by the coding sequence ATGCAAATCTGCGTGCTTCAAGCCACTTACCCAGACGGCCATATTCTCCGTGAGCACGATGAGTACGCCGATCCAGGCCGTTACGTGAAGCAGCACAGCTTTCATCACCGCttcatcgacaaggccaactACCGTCAGCAGATCGATGCTGCCGTGGCCGAAAAGTTCGACTTTTACATCAATTTTATGTGGGGACAGCCCGAGGATGAAGTCGCAGGCGTCGAGGCTACAGAGTACTTCGAAAGCCTCAACGTGCCGTTCATTGGCCTTCGGAGTCGTATTCTACGCAAGTCGAAAACTGATCTTTATGAAGCGGCTCGCAAGCAGGGCAGCCCTCCAGTACCCTCGGCGGATCCTGATGTATTCCCTGtcattgtcaaggctgccCGGAGTTGCGCAAGTCAGTTCTTGTCTGACAAATCCATCTGCTTCACAGCAGAGGAACGTGATgcagccatcgccaacatTGATCGGCAGCTTCAACCTGGCCGGTTGAGAGCCTTGGGTTATCCCCCAACCGACAAGAGCAAGCCCCCAACCCCGCCTTTGGAGATGAAGCCGGCCAGGGTCTATGATCTTCCTGATGATATCATTGTGCAAGAGTTTATACCCGGAGTCGATTACTCGGTCGTAGTCATCGAGTTCGGAAAAACGCCCATTGCATTGAACCCTACCATCTACAACTATCCCTCGAGCGAGGATACCAACAACAAGTACCGCTTCCTCACCTTTGACATCAAGTTTCACCCTGAGCTATCTGAGAGTCTCGTCAATCGTGACGATGGCCCCGAACTCTTCGAAACACTTCAAAGGCTAGCCGTAGAAGCTTTCCAAGCCAACGACATGGCCGGCGGCTCTTGGGGAAATGTCGACATCCGCATCAAGCCCGATGGCAAGcccgtcgtcatcgaggTCAACCCCATGCCTGCTGTCTTTCTCCCTCCAGACTTTGGATACGAAGAGACTGTGATTTGGAACAGTTTGCCTGGAGAACATCGCGCCTTGTTGAAcatcatgatggcatcgTACATGATGCGATCAGAGACCTATGACAATGTCCGCCAGGATTTGATTGGCAAGGTGTACAATCGAGTTGCACCCCAATATGACGCCCAGTACAACCCCCAAAGCTCTGCTGAAGAGGTCTTGGGCCGCCTCTTATCCAAGTTCAACTTTGATGGCAGTCTTTTGGACATTGCCTGTGGCACTGGTCTCTTTGGTCGTCTGGTTCGATCCAAGCAACTGATACACTCCAATGGAACATCATCGGCTAGTCAAAAGTCGCGTCACGTTGGACTTGATATCTCATCAGAGATGGCACGTCTTGCAAAGGAATCAGGCTATGACCATGTGTTCATTGGCCCCGTTCAGGAGGTTCTGCCCACCATCACAGAGACTTTCGACCATATAATGTGCTACCAAGCCATTCACTTTGTGAGTGCCTTCGAGGTTTCTTTGGTGCTATCTCGATGTTTCCAACTGGCAAACAAGTCGGTGACGATTGGTGTCGACGAGATCCCTGAGGCGTACaacgaagccatcaagaagctcccaCCCCCTAACAATGTGATGACGAGCATCAACCACGTTCAAGAAGTGAAAGACTTTGGAGTTCCGCGAGGATGGAAGTTGGCTCTGGAGGAACAAGTCTTTGGTTGGAAGTCGCCAAACACAAACGTGGATGTCAACACGACACTTTTCCACTTCGAACGAATATAA
- a CDS encoding HET domain-containing protein produces MASSNKGKCFSYVPLRPDEIRLLSVAPGDSEPITCELVHVRLDSKPKFWALSYVWGARENPPPIEVNGCSFVVTRNLYDALREYRRQFLGCDRDTNGSLIWIDAICIDQTNHKEKAIQVPRMSEIYGRCEHVLAWLGPVDDVEQDAVRELSERLEQFGGHANSPSDGNFADGQISAFRESAYTSAEAAEEVQRLRQTLINIGQRPWFRRVWILQEAVLSQKPPILLCGPHTFGHDVFFRTWVRLLDPSTDGQLLITFLARSPVRFKAVEEIYRKILNTRLHREQTNREDNERQCALDILQLIGESTELKATVPHDHIYALLGLLDCNPLPEALFPDYTKPFEDLYHRFTAFILAETRDPRVLNLGAVGGLEGVPSWTPDLRQTLNAKINNSQRTGACISLSEDKNILKMPAILLGRCVSVFGPVPPDPTTETIAPSVFLDCDRAIIQPAASIRQTTRLDIMRQWFRYHLADIFTVQRLERDPTIEQSFLMAYSCMVQSQPVEEYSNYFNSRRQLEGADGLARNRDLQTSMLGHGLFVLHNGITGDLARTDVAAVVGDAVCVFPGLSTPFVLRRQEDGTFRVVSQAALWKYPGTDITEDALEEYQQSFADAHHKRPSKHEVRWVDLV; encoded by the coding sequence atggcttcatcaaACAAAGGAAAATGTTTCAGCTATGTGCCTCTACGACCGGACGAGATTCGGCTTTTGTCTGTCGCGCCGGGGGACTCAGAACCCATCACTTGCGAGCTTGTTCACGTCAGACTAGACAGCAAACCAAAGTTCTGGGCGTTATCGTATGTTTGGGGCGCACGAGAAAATCCCCCGCCGATTGAAGTCAACGGGTGCTCCTTCGTGGTTACGAGAAATCTGTACGACGCGTTGCGTGAATACCGCCGGCAGTTCTTGGGGTGCGATCGTGACACAAATGGCTCACTCATCTGGATCGATGCCATCTGCATTGACCAGACCAATCACAAGGAGAAGGCTATTCAGGTTCCACGCATGTCTGAGATCTATGGCAGATGCGAACATGTTTTGGCTTGGCTCGGCCCTGTGGATGATGTTGAGCAAGATGCTGTCCGCGAGTTGTCAGAGAGGCTCGAGCAATTTGGGGGTCATGCCAACTCTCCGAGTGATGGCAACTTCGCAGACGGACAAATCAGCGCTTTTCGAGAAAGTGCTTATACAAGTGCTGAAGCTGCAGAAGAAGTTCAACGTCTGCGGCAGACACTGATCAACATTGGCCAACGACCTTGGTTTCGACGTGTCTGGattcttcaagaagcagtCCTCTCTCAGAAACCACCGATTCTCCTGTGTGGACCACATACTTTCGGCCACGACGTCTTCTTTAGGACTTGGGTTAGGTTGCTGGACCCATCCACAGATGGACAACTACTCATCACATTCTTGGCTCGAAGCCCTGTCCGATTCAAAGCTGTCGAGGAGATCTACCGGAAGATCCTAAACACAAGGCTTCATCGGGAACAAACCAACCGAGAAGATAATGAAAGGCAATGCGCGCTTGATATTCTCCAACTGATTGGCGAATCTACCGAGTTAAAAGCGACAGTTCCTCACGACCACATATACGCacttcttgggctgcttgACTGCAATCCATTACCCGAGGCACTATTTCCCGATTATACGAAACCCTTCGAAGATTTGTATCATAGATTTACGGCATTTATACTTGCTGAGACGAGGGATCCTCGAGTATTGAATCTTGGTGCTGTGGGCGGACTTGAGGGTGTGCCCTCTTGGACTCCAGATCTCAGACAAACGCTCAACGCAAAGATCAACAACAGTCAAAGAACAGGAGCCTGCATTTCATTGTCTGAAGATAAAAATATCCTCAAAATGCCGGCAATTCTACTCGGGAGATGTGTGTCTGTCTTTGGTCCAGTACCACCTGACCCGACAACTGAGACCATCGCGCCGTCCGTCTTTCTGGATTGTGATAGAGCGATCATTCAGCCTGCTGCGTCTATTAGGCAGACCACCAGACTAGACATAATGCGCCAGTGGTTTAGATATCACCTTGCTGATATCTTTACCGTCCAGAGGCTTGAAAGAGACCCTACTATCGAGCAGAGTTTCTTGATGGCTTACTCGTGCATGGTCCAGAGCCAACCAGTTGAAGAGTACAGCAACTACTTCAACTCTCGACGACAGCTAGAAGGAGCGGATGGACTAGCAAGAAACCGGGATTTGCAGACTTCCATGCTCGGGCATGGTCTTTTTGTTCTGCACAATGGTATCACAGGGGACCTGGCCAGAACTGATGTTGCCGCTGTCGTGGGAGATGCTGTTTGTGTTTTCCCTGGTCTTTCGACACCTTTTGTACTCAGACGGCAGGAAGATGGGACCTTTCGTGTCGTGAGTCAGGCTGCTCTCTGGAAGTATCCTGGGACTGATATCACGGAGGATGCTCTCGAAGAGTACCAACAGTCTTTTGCAGATGCTCATCACAAACGTCCCTCGAAGCATGAAGTTCGGTGGGTGGACTTGGTTTAG
- a CDS encoding FAD-binding PCMH-type domain-containing protein, protein MSLQASLLGLTALLSVVSSAAVDDGCNALSSKYPDKTFFPDSERYKFENECKMTPSQARSNVADRRCIDSWTSTTHLGPSCIFAPQSAKDVQFALHTFQEHQVQFAIRGGGAMPIDNAGNIGPEGIMVATTNLSTMAISDDRKTVKIGAGVTWPPLYAYLDQFGVTANGIRSGNGGVVGAILGGGPFGFMAYEYGMSNIAASLDCVLADGTLVTASADEHQDLFWALVGGGNNYCVVTEATLHTIPISSALIGTVSWGPGVSEKYIKGVEQFALYGAQYPKASFEGQTRWVPSRSPDISFDGYLWYSGEGDVPLGLENFTAPILPITRGNITRTTMGQWSNEFNYAPPLGTRATFHWLTSAANATAARIAFDTYYESIASLADVEGFSTAFNMLPITPIVTSAPPRNAMGLGSDDSPSIWYVESPLWSNPEDDERVLGVHAEANAKIREKLSAAGLGPLPFMYLSDIQKSQIPETFPAYGARNLRKLKIIRDKYDPKRVFTDLVPGGAKVALA, encoded by the exons ATGTCTCTCCAAGCCTCTCTCCTCGGACTCACCGCGCTGCTGTCAGTGGTGTCATCCGCTGCTGTTGACGACGGTTGTAATGCGTTATCTTCCAAATATCCTGACAAAACCTTTTTTCCCGACTCGGAACGATACAAGTTTGAGAATGAATGTAAGATGACCCCGTCCCAAGCACGATCCAACGTCGCTGATAGAAGGTGCATAGACTCTTGGACCTCAACGACGCACCTAGGACCATCCTGCATCTTCGCTCCGCAGTCCGCGAAAGATGTGCAGTTTGCGCTTCACACTTTTCAGGAGCATCAAGTCCAATTCGCCATCCGCGGTGGAGGTGCCATGCCCATCGACAACGCTGGCAACATCGGTCCAGAGGGTATCATGGTGGCTACGACGAATCTGAGCACCATGGCCATCTCAGACGACCGCAAGACTGTCAAAATCGGGGCTGGTGTGACCTGGCCTCCATTGTATGCCTATCTGGATCAATTCGGTGTCACGGCCAACGGCATTCGTTCTGGTAATGGCGGAGTCGTTGGTGCAATTCTAGGAGGCGGGCCCTTCGGTTTCATGGCCTATGAATACGGAATGTCTAACATTGCTGCCTCTTTGGAT TGTGTTCTCGCTGATGGCACATTGGTGACGGCCAGTGCTGATGAACATCAAGACCTATTCTGGGCGCTGGTTGGAGGCGGCAACAACTACTGTGTTGTCACAGAGGCCACTCTTCATACCATTCCTATTTCTTCGGCCCTTATTGGAACAGTCTCTTGGGGTCCAGGCGTGTCAGAGAAGTACATCAAGGGCGTGGAGCAGTTTGCACTGTACGGCGCACAATACCCCAAGGCTTCCTTCGAGGGCCAAACCCGCTGGGTGCCGTCCCGCAGCCCCGATATTTCGTTTGATGGATATCTTTGGTACAGCGGTGAGGGCGATGTGCCTCTTGGACTGGAGAACTTTACCGCGCCAATCCTACCCATCACAAGAGGAAACATCACACGCACGACCATGGGTCAATGGTCAAACGAGTTCAACTATGCCCCTCCTCTTGGCACGCGAGCTACCTTCCACTGGCTGACTAGTGCCGCCAACGCTACAGCTGCGAGAATCGCGTTCGACACATACTACGAGTCCATCGCGTCTCTGGCCGACGTCGAAGGTTTCTCAACCGCTTTCAACATGCTCCCAATCACACCCATCGTGACTTCGGCACCACCCAGAAACGCAATGGGTCTAGGAAGCGACGACAGTCCGTCGATTTGGTACGTTGAGAGCCCTCTATGGTCGAACCCTGAGGATGACGAGCGCGTACTCGGAGTGCACGCCGaagccaacgccaagatcagAGAGAAGCTTTCCGCGGCGGGCCTTGGACCTCTCCCGTTCATGTACCTCAGCGATATTCAGAAGTCCCAGATCCCTGAGACCTTCCCGGCCTATGGGGCTCGCAACTTGCGgaagctcaagatcatcaGGGACAAGTACGATCCTAAGCGAGTCTTCACTGACCTGGTGCCTGGTGGTGCCAAGGTTGCTTTGGCTTAG